A window of Citrus sinensis cultivar Valencia sweet orange chromosome 7, DVS_A1.0, whole genome shotgun sequence contains these coding sequences:
- the LOC127903723 gene encoding pollen-specific leucine-rich repeat extensin-like protein 2 gives MAITCDINDHECCREIAKSPLHSLENGGESIARDKLILISPANENGNHPPPAPPPTSRNEPPFLRRSQRQTQSKYKSQTLAQPQQPPTSANTPPLSSPQQPSPTVIATPSTANSKLSSQANQPPASSPQPIQAIHHSGEHPTVAPDLVNGFSPQANQPPASSPQPTQATHHSGDHPIVTAPIHHQNQPILYGYLPQDLVQATTTNQQQSPHTQTTPTRQKTTCKSQASIWDSAHGQLQLPTESQLHTTTTEPSQSHQTSNQHQLKSLHVGGNSHAHGTLSATQDLCSPCMSPTSTFHAPHTFPTSQTQAQSISKINPNTQPSRMPSTLLLNNLQNDPLIQNTNQPTSALSYASDLKYVPNLNQNKPTKISLVDIMNGLSNSRIPIKTVTLFEGEPNVQFSTTEIQAMVIPFKLILVGKFSYNRPSMELIHKFFNTLRLKGTFKVSPLDNRHVLIQLDIEEDYSRLWVRQT, from the coding sequence atggcAATCACTTGTGACATCAATGACCATGAATGCTGCCGTGAGATAGCAAAATCTCCTCTCCATTCACTTGAAAATGGAGGAGAAAGCATTGCTCGAGACAAGCTGATTCTCATCTCGCCGGCTAACGAAAATGGCAACCATCCACCACCGGCTCCTCCCCCCACTTCCAGAAATGAACCTCCATTTCTTAGGAGATCCCAAAGGCAAACTCAATCAAAATACAAGAGTCAAACGCTAGCCCAACCCCAACAGCCCCCAACTTCCGCAAACACACCGCCATTGTCATCCCCTCAACAGCCATCTCCAACCGTCATCGCCACCCCTTCAACAGCCAACTCCAAGCTTTCATCTCAAGCCAACCAGCCACCAGCCTCCAGCCCGCAACCAATACAAGCCATACACCATTCGGGAGAGCACCCTACTGTCGCACCAGATTTGGTGAATGGATTTTCACCTCAAGCCAACCAGCCACCAGCCTCCAGCCCGCAACCAACACAAGCCACACACCATTCGGGAGATCACCCTATTGTCACAGCCCCTATACACCATCAAAACCAGCCTATACTCTATGGCTATTTGCCTCAAGATTTGGTTCAAGCTACAACCACCAACCAACAACAATCACCACATACACAAACAACTCCCACACGACAAAAAACCACATGCAAATCACAAGCAAGCATTTGGGACAGTGCTCACGGCCAACTACAACTACCAACCGAAAGCCAGTTGCATACAACCACCACAGAACCCAGCCAAAGTCATCAAACATCTAACCAACACCAGCTCAAAAGTCTGCACGTGGGTGGTAATTCCCATGCCCATGGAACACTTTCGGCAACACAAGATTTGTGTTCCCCATGTATGTCTCCAACTAGCACTTTCCATGCCCCACACACTTTTCCTACTAGTCAAACCCAAGCCCAATCCATTTCCAAAATAAATCCCAACACCCAGCCCTCACGAATGCCCTCTacacttttattaaataaccTCCAAAATGATCCATTAATCCAAAATACCAATCAGCCCACATCTGCACTCTCCTATGCCTCAGATTTGAAATATGTCCCTAATCTGAATCAAAATAAACCCACTAAAATATCTTTGGTAGATATTATGAACGGCCTATCCAACTCGAGGATTCCGATCAAGACCGTCACTTTGTTCGAGGGAGAGCCTAATGTGCAATTTTCCACTACAGAAATTCAAGCGATGGTCATTCCTTTCAAGCTGATATTGGTAGGTAAATTTTCCTATAATAGACCAAGTATGgaattaattcataaattttttaatactttgaGGTTAAAGGGAACTTTCAAGGTGTCCCCTTTAGATAATCGACATGTGTTAATTCAATTGGATATTGAGGAGGACTACTCCCGCCTATGGGTTAGGCAAACATGA
- the LOC107174721 gene encoding pentatricopeptide repeat-containing protein At4g19191, mitochondrial-like — protein sequence MVDMYVKRNRLDCTFNIFDEMPYRDVASWNAMLVGFAQMGGHTCKAFEPLKSVHSFGIRIEVDADVSVCNRWISAYVKCDDLKTAEDMMYDGFSPDVTTVVSILSSCVCLEALVQRRLVHSHGIHFGFDLDVSVIITLISMYCKCGHIDSARFLFDGMCATTGFPWTAMIRGYAQKGDQNMKQDDSFIILTGIP from the exons ATGGTGGATATGTATGTGAAACGTAATCGGTTAGATTGCACGTTTAATATATTTGACGAAATGCCTTATAGAGACGTGGCGTCGTGGAATGCGATGCTTGTGGGGTTTGCTCAGATGG GCGGCCATACATGCAAAGCATTTGAACCTTTGAAAAGCGTTCATTCGTTTGGCATTCGTATCGAAGTTGATGCTGATGTGTCAGTTTGTAATAGATGGATTTCTGCCTATGTTAAATGTGATGATTTGAAGACGGCGGA ggACATGATGTATGATGGATTTAGTCCTGATGTAACTACAGTTGTTAGCATACTTTCATCATGTGTGTGCCTAGAGGCGTTAGTGCAACGAAGGTTGGTTCACTCTCATGGAATTCATTTTGGCTTTGATTTAGATGTATCTGTGATTATTACACTGATTTCAATGTATTGCAAGTGTGGACATATTGATTCCGCTAGATTTTTGTTTGATGGCATGTGTGCCACAACTGGTTTTCCTTGGACTGCAATGATTAGgggatatgctcagaaaggAGACCAGAACATGAAGCAGGATGactcttttatcattttgacCGGTATACCTTAG
- the LOC102613052 gene encoding cytochrome P450 71AU50-like: MSWLSTLLALAATFFFLQAFYSKANKKNRKILPPGPKGFPIFGCLHLLGKFPPRALHKLAKIYGPIMHLRLGLMTTIVVSSPQAAEQFLKTHDLIFASRPPLQASKYMSYQQKNFAMAPYGSYWRKVRKICTQNLLSNAKINYFQPIRKEELDLLIEYFKEAVRARCVVDISAKLSALSANMTCRMVLGKKCSDDEFDERGFENVVQEGMELVGKPNLGDYIPQITGLDLQGLTKRSKAVAKAYDAFLEKIIDEHVQSKDENRTEDFVDVMLSFEGSEDTEKKIEREHIKAILLDMLAGAMDTSPTVVEWALSELIKHPAVMKKLQRELENIVGLKRMVEESDLEILEYLDMVVKETLRLHPVAPLMAPHESMEDCTVNGFHIPKKSRVIVNAWAIGRDPKAWNDPEKFFPERFIGSSVDVRGRDFQLLPFGSGRRACPGMQLALTVVKQVTAQLVHCFDWELPEGMLPTELDMTEEFGLVTYRAKHLLAVPSYRLST, translated from the exons ATGTCGTGGTTATCGACTTTACTTGCTCTAGCTGcaactttctttttcctccaaGCATTTTATTCgaaagcaaacaaaaagaatagaaaaatattaccTCCAGGGCCAAAAGGGTTCCCAATTTTCGGATGCCTTCATTTGTTAGGCAAATTTCCTCCCAGAGCTTTGCATAAACTAGCCAAAATATATGGCCCCATCATGCACCTACGCTTGGGCTTAATGACTACAATTGTTGTCTCTTCACCACAAGCAGCTGAGCAATTTCTCAAAACACATGACCTTATCTTTGCCAGCAGGCCTCCCCTTCAAGCTAGTAAGTATATGTCTTATCAGCAAAAGAATTTTGCAATGGCCCCATATGGGTCTTACTGGAGAAAAGTCCGAAAAATTTGCACCCAAAATCTGTTGAGTAATGCCAAGATCAATTATTTTCAGCCTATAAGAAAAGAAGAGCTTGATCTTTTGATTGAGTACTTCAAAGAGGCGGTGCGTGCCCGTTGTGTGGTTGACATAAGTGCCAAGCTTTCGGCTTTGAGTGCTAACATGACCTGTAGAATGGTACTTGGGAAGAAATGTTCGGATGATGAATTCGATGAGAGAGGGTTTGAGAATGTGGTTCAAGAGGGCATGGAATTGGTTGGAAAGCCTAATTTGGGTGATTACATTCCTCAAATTACAGGACTTGATCTTCAGGGCCTCACAAAGCGTTCGAAGGCTGTTGCCAAGGCATATGATGCGTTTTTAGAGAAGATTATTGATGAGCATGTTCAATCTAAGGATGAAAATAGAACCGAGGATTTCGTTGATGTGATGTTGAGCTTCGAGGGATCAGAAGACACCGAGAAAAAGATCGAACGAGAGCATATCAAAGCCATACTCTTG GACATGCTTGCGGGAGCGATGGACACTTCACCAACGGTAGTCGAGTGGGCACTTTCAGAACTCATCAAGCATCCTGCTGTGATGAAGAAACTACAAAGAGAGCTAGAAAATATTGTGGGCTTAAAAAGAATGGTTGAAGAATCAGATTTGGAAATCCTAGAATACCTAGACATGGTTGTCAAGGAAACCCTGCGACTTCATCCTGTAGCGCCATTGATGGCTCCACACGAATCTATGGAAGACTGCACGGTTAATGGATTCCACATACCCAAAAAATCGCGAGTAATTGTAAACGCTTGGGCAATTGGAAGGGATCCTAAAGCCTGGAATGATCCTGAGAAGTTTTTTCCGGAAAGATTTATTGGGAGTAGTGTTGATGTTCGCGGACGTGACTTCCAGCTTTTGCCATTTGGTTCTGGCCGCAGGGCTTGCCCTGGAATGCAATTGGCACTCACCGTCGTTAAGCAAGTGACCGCACAGCTGGTGCATTGCTTTGATTGGGAGCTTCCCGAGGGAATGTTGCCAACTGAATTGGACATGACAGAAGAGTTTGGTCTTGTGACTTATCGGGCCAAACATCTTTTGGCCGTTCCAAGCTATCGCCTTAGCACTTAA